The Ischnura elegans chromosome 1, ioIscEleg1.1, whole genome shotgun sequence genome contains a region encoding:
- the LOC124157467 gene encoding RNA polymerase II subunit B1 CTD phosphatase Rpap2, with protein sequence MSYTRKEALVITEQKKRECNTKALRIVESMLEDCVQPDWFLENLQYISQSHFQDVIEERAISKQCGYPLCCQPLGKIPSQQFHISVKTNKVYDITERKHFCSNNCYKASSFLKEQLLTSPVWLRESETIPTFKLLPPRSPGGHLGKEVEFDYKVITTVESNTDEQDNKAFPAPNSCDDQTIPSVTVGSDEEMGPNPQKVDLNENSELGAKSEDLSKKPQTVEKSEQQGNPKDLHDKALKKKVKTTKNKEKPLNPNFVGRIEQCFSEWFTLDSLIFIYGSERAKSIMKDKVDGFKSYSQHGQFTMDPVMEKRYSALCKKLNLLDMEDNLESDEVIRKDSKPLPNIEQLREDARKMEIKVREFYRGNTVIKFKDECKSDEVIDSSGIPLVDLHAQNALRRRIILDRLRHVLPDLLRTLGMTSMDVSEDVRGLFMTFSLKADNIMFKPAEWNLIGLIILKMLSFRNAKVKTLMETKLAQKYCSMMLMAFQLDYGYLDRLLVSLCEADSLMNVTQ encoded by the exons ATGAGCTATACTAG GAAGGAAGCGCTGGTAATTACTGAGCAGAAGAAGAGGGAATGTAATACTAAAGCCTTAAGAATAGTCGAAAGCATGCTAGAAGATTGCGTGCAGCCAGACTGGTTCCTAGAAAAT CTCCAGTACATATCCCAGTCTCATTTCCAAGATGTCATCGAAGAAAGGGCAATTTCAAAACAATGTGGCTATCCTCTATGTTGCCAACCATTAGGAAAAATTCCAAGCCAACAGTTCCATATATCTGTTAAAACAAACAAAGTTTATGACATAACGGAGAGAAAG CACTTCTGCAGCAACAATTGTTATAAAGCTTCATCATTTCTCAAAGAACAGCTTCTTACAAGCCCTGTTTGGCTGCGAGAAAGTGAAACTATTCCTACTTTCAAGTTACTTCCACCAAGATCACCTGG AGGACACTTGGGAAAGGAAGTCGAATTTGACTACAAAGTTATTACTACAGTTGAATCCAATACAGATGAGCAAGACAATAAGGCGTTTCCAGCTCCAAATTCCTGTGATGACCAGACTATTCCTTCTGTGACAGTGGGAAGTGATGAAGAAATGGGTCCTAACCCACAAAAAgtggatttaaatgaaaatagtgaATTAGGAGCAAAAAGCGAAGACTTGAGCAAAAAGCCTCAGACAGTTGAAAAGTCTGAGCAACAGGGTAATCCAAAAGATCTTCATGATAAAGCTTTGAAAAAGAAGGTTAAGACTACGAAAAATAAGGAGAAACCATTGAATCCTAATTTTGTCGGAAGAATAGAGCAGTGCTTTAGTGAATGGTTTACCCTGGACTCCTTGATATTTATATATGGAAGTGAAAGGGCAAAATCAATAATGAAAGATAAAGTAGATGGCTTTAAAAGTTACAGCCAACATGGGCAGTTTACCATGGACCCTGTGATGGAAAAAAGGTATTCTGCTTTGTGTAAGAAACTAAATTTATTGGATATGGAGGATAATTTAGAGAGTGATGAAGTCATCAGAAAGGACAGTAAGCCTTTACCTAACATTGAACAGCTGAGAGAAGATGcaaggaaaatggaaataaaagtgaGAGAGTTCTACAGAGGAAACACAGTTATCAAATTCAAAGATGAATGCAAAAGTGATGAAGTTATCGACAGTTCAGGAATTCCTTTGGTTGATTTACATGCACAAAATGCTCTACGCAGAAGAATAATTCTTGATCGTCTGCGGCATGT ATTGCCAGATTTGCTGAGAACTTTGGGGATGACTTCAATGGATGTCAGTGAGGATGTGCGTGGTTTGTTTATGACATTTTCCTTAAAGGCCGATAACATCATGTTCAAACCAGCTGAATGGAACCTCATTGGCCTAATCATCTTAAAAAT gcTGTCTTTCAGGAATGCAAAAGTTAAAACTTTGATGGAGACAAAACTGGCACAAAAATATTGTTCAATGATGCTAATGGCTTTCCAGCTGGATTATGGGTACTTGGATCGATTGCTTGTATCATTATGTGAGGCAGACTCTTTAATGAATGTAACTCAATAA
- the LOC124157461 gene encoding phosphatidylserine lipase ABHD16A, with translation MASLRLIWQCMFSPKLYRMYGDGRLQGMSYEPSHLEKWGDRVIESISLMWGISLYTSPFIATFLYRRGYLLIDGVISMVKVLTGVGVIIAASYCMRGLARSQNPMYITFLTALQAARRDLNKDTKKALAKYDFDFSAWPVEFKWSDIQSEETLHRLCVEQQQTRSTFDRIVSLPLQLICYVVAHTFGIKLAYPGSSSILQMFLFEPLLQGRSKLVEENDAVRYKLQTRDGNNIDTMFVDQRGKHLHGNTLVICCEGNAGFYEIGIMVTPIEAGYSVFGWNHPGFGGSTGVPFPDQETKGIDAVIQFAINNLKFRAENIVLFGWSIGGYSASWAAMNYPEIKGVILDATFDDILPLALPIMPKSWGPLVRMTIRNYINLNIYEQLSKYPGPIHLIRRTEDEIICTDKSDSSSNRGNNLLLKLLKYRYPLIVDDESLPVIHEWLRMDSERYSSLWNKYNVSEDLCTASLISYVNDHSNSYPMLIGENYNSEMKISLSLFLANKYMSNFKSSHCTPLPANLFRLPWEVLPDIEYLKVDMS, from the exons ATGGCTTCCCTCAGGTTGATCTGGCAGTGTATGTTTAGTCCTAAACTGTATAGAATGTATGGCGATGGAAGGTTACAG GGTATGTCGTATGAGCCTAGTCATCTTGAAAAATGGGGTGATCGAGTAATTGAGTCT aTATCATTGATGTGGGGAATCAGTCTGTATACGTCACCGTTTATTGCTACATTTTTGTATAGAAGAGGGTACTTACTCATTGATGGAGTAATTAGTATGGTAAAAGTATTGACTGGTGTTGGAGTTATAATTGCTGCCTCCTATTGTATGAGGGGATTAGCAAGATCCCAAAACCCTATGTATATTACATTCCTGACTGCACTGCAAGCAGCCAGGAGAGACTTGAACAAAGACACTAAG AAAGCACTTGCTAAGTATGACTTTGATTTCTCTGCATGGCCGGTAGAATTCAAATGGAGTGACATTCAGAG TGAAGAAACCTTGCATCGCTTATGTGTGGAGCAGCAGCAGACAAGATCTACATTTGACAGGATTGTATCACTGCCCTTGCAGTTGATATGTTATGTTGTGGCTCACACGTTTGGCATTAAGCTTGCCTATCCTGGTTCTTCATCAATTCTGCAAATGTTTTTAT TTGAGCCATTGTTACAAGGGAGGTCGAAGTTGGTGGAAGAAAACGATGCTGTGAGGTATAAGCTGCAGACCAGAGATGGCAATAACATAGATACTATGTTTGTGGATCAGAGGGGGAA GCATCTTCATGGCAATACCTTGGTTATATGCTGTGAGGGAAATGCTGGATTTTATGAAATTGGTATCATGGTCACCCCTATTGAAGCTGGATATTCTGTTTTTGGTTGGAATCATCCTGGATTTGGTGGAAGCACG GGTGTTCCTTTCCCAGATCAAGAAACGAAGGGAATTGATGCTGTAATTCAATTTGCTATCAACAACCTCAAATTTCGTGCAGAAAATATTGTGCTTTTTGGATGGAGCATTGGAGGGTATTCTGCAAGTTGGGCAGCTATGAATTATCCAGAGATCAAAGGAGTG ataCTTGATGCAACGTTTGATGATATATTGCCTCTGGCATTGCCGATAATGCCTAAATCATGGGGGCCATTGGTAAGAATGACTATAAGGAACTACATAAACTTGAATATTTATGAACAACTGTCAAAATATCCTGGGCCGATTCATTTAATCAGGAGAACTGAAGATGAAATTATATGCACAGA taAATCAGATTCATCGTCCAACCGAGGGAACAATTTGCTTTTGAAATTGTTGAAGTACCGGTATCCATTGATTGTTGATGATGAATCCTTGCCTGTTATTCATGAATGGCTTAGGATGGACTCAGAACGTTACT CATCCTTATGGAACAAGTACAACGTGAGTGAAGATTTATGCACTGCTTCACTGATCTCATATGTGAATGACCATTCCAACTCTTATCCAATGCTCATTGGTGAAAACTACAActcagaaatgaaaatttcactgaGTCTTTTTCTG gctaACAAGTATATGTCAAATTTCAAATCCTCTCACTGCACTCCCTTACCAGCTAATTTATTCAGACTCCCGTGGGAAGTATTACCTGACATAGAGTATTTGAAG GTTGACATGTCATAG